A region from the Meiothermus sp. Pnk-1 genome encodes:
- a CDS encoding alanine--glyoxylate aminotransferase family protein yields MVLLTPGPTPIHPRVQAALAQPMRGHLDPEVLQTNRRIREYLKLLFDPGEGALLAAIPGSGSLGMEAGLTNLAGEGDAVLLLVNGTFGERMVEIAHAYNLDYTVLRAEPGYPIDPAQVEKALGQRTYKLVALVHGETSTGVLNPAREIARLVAEHGALFMLDAVTTAAMMPFSMRTMGVDYAFTGSQKCLSAPPGLAPFALSPRGRERLGRVRGWYSDLSRLAVYWEQEGYFCTSPVLLHFALEEALKLALEEGLEARRRRAERLYGGVLSLLEELGFSAYAAAGARLPTVLVVRPPEGYSEGEIRKGLQARGVTVAGGIGPTAGKVLRLGLMGEGARAELYRVFFRALGEVLGKRGLEEAFTERAEELLV; encoded by the coding sequence ATGGTGCTCTTGACCCCTGGCCCCACCCCGATTCACCCCCGCGTGCAGGCCGCGCTTGCCCAGCCGATGCGCGGCCACCTCGACCCGGAGGTGCTCCAGACCAACCGGCGCATCCGCGAGTACCTGAAGTTGCTCTTCGACCCCGGCGAGGGGGCGCTGCTGGCAGCGATCCCCGGTTCGGGGAGCCTGGGGATGGAAGCCGGGCTCACCAACCTTGCCGGGGAGGGAGATGCGGTGCTGCTTTTGGTCAACGGAACCTTCGGCGAGCGGATGGTAGAGATCGCTCACGCCTACAACTTAGACTACACGGTGCTGCGCGCCGAGCCTGGATATCCGATTGACCCCGCCCAAGTCGAAAAAGCGCTCGGCCAACGGACGTACAAGCTGGTGGCCCTGGTCCACGGCGAGACCAGTACCGGGGTTCTCAACCCCGCCCGCGAGATCGCTCGGCTGGTGGCCGAGCACGGGGCACTGTTCATGCTGGACGCGGTGACTACTGCCGCGATGATGCCGTTTTCCATGCGAACGATGGGGGTGGATTACGCCTTCACCGGTTCGCAGAAGTGCCTCTCGGCTCCACCGGGGCTGGCCCCGTTTGCCCTCTCGCCGCGGGGGCGGGAGAGGCTGGGGCGGGTGCGGGGCTGGTATTCCGACCTCTCCAGGCTGGCCGTCTACTGGGAGCAGGAGGGGTATTTCTGCACCTCGCCGGTCTTGCTCCACTTCGCCCTGGAAGAAGCCCTCAAGCTGGCCCTGGAGGAGGGGTTAGAGGCTCGCCGGCGGCGGGCGGAACGCCTTTACGGCGGTGTGCTCTCGCTGCTGGAGGAGCTGGGCTTCAGCGCCTACGCCGCCGCGGGAGCGCGGTTGCCCACGGTGTTGGTGGTGCGCCCGCCCGAGGGCTACAGCGAGGGGGAGATCCGCAAGGGGCTCCAGGCCAGAGGGGTGACGGTGGCAGGCGGTATCGGCCCTACCGCGGGGAAGGTGCTCCGGCTGGGGCTGATGGGCGAAGGGGCCCGGGCGGAGCTTTACCGGGTCTTCTTCCGGGCTTTGGGAGAGGTGTTGGGCAAGCGAGGGCTGGAGGAAGCCTTCACAGAACGCGCTGAGGAACTGCTCGTCTAG